A genomic stretch from Malus domestica chromosome 15, GDT2T_hap1 includes:
- the LOC103400802 gene encoding thioredoxin-like 2, chloroplastic: MADVLRSPFHSLRFSSSLLTSFASSFNSLQPGLPANQNPYRRVYPLSYSSVAPFAFRTRKQLVSFKVQATVAEKDKDQPKWWERSVPNMVDIHSTPEFLSALAQAGDRLVIVEFYGTWCASCRALFPKLCRTAEDHPEILFLKVNFDENKPMCKSMNVKVLPYFHFYRGSEGQLESFSCSLAKLQKLKDAIALHNTDRCSIGPPKGVGDLIWEPSSAPKDKPLESASS; the protein is encoded by the exons ATGGCTGATGTTTTGAGATCACCATTCCATTCACTTCGTTTCTCTTCGTCTCTGCTCACCTCGTTCGCCTCCTCTTTCAATTCTCTGCAACCGGGCCTCCCAGCCAATCAAAACCCGTACAGGAGGGTTTATCCCCTTTCGTATTCGTCTGTCGCTCCCTTTGCTTTCAGAACCAGAAAGCAGTTGGTTAGTTTCAAG GTGCAGGCTACTGTTGCTGAAAAAGATAAAGACCAGCCAAAATGGTGGGAAAGAAGTGTTCCAAATATGGTCGACATTCATTCTACTCCAGAGTTTTTGAGTGCTTTAGCCCAAGCTGGTGATAGATTAGTTATTGTAGAATTCTATGGGACTTGGTGTGCTTCTTGCCGTGCATTGTTTCCTAAG CTCTGCAGAACAGCTGAAGACCACCCTGAGATTTTATTCCTGAAAGTGAACTTTGACGAGAACAAACCAATGTGCAAAAGTATGAATGTGAAGGTGCTTCCCTATTTCCACTTCTATCGTGGATCTGAGGGACAGCTTGAATCTTTTTCATGTTCACTTGCAAAG TTACAGAAGTTAAAGGATGCTATAGCATTACACAACACAGATCGTTGCAGCATTGGCCCTCCGAAGGGAGTTGGAGATCTTATATGGGAACCATCCTCAGCTCCGAAGGACAAGCCCTTAGAATCTGCCTCATCGTAG